DNA from Lacibacter sp. H375:
TTCACGGATAATTTTTTTCAAACATACTTAAAAACCAGCTTTTATCATAGAAATAGAATGGCCTCAACCCGATCGGACCATTTTAAACGGCCAAATCCAGTGATTTTACTGATTCCGCAAATCTTCGTTAAAGAAGACATAGGGCTGAACGCTCTTGCTTACATTTGCCAAAAAATAACAGATGCTGTCGGCAGAGGAAAAAGAGTTTATGCAATGGTGGGAGCAAAACCGTAGCAAGGAAAAGAGATTATTGAGTCAGCTCACAATAGGGTTGCCATTAGGTCTTGCATTTGGATTTCCTATTTTGCTGAGTGTAATGTTCAGGGGCTGGTATAAAAATATGCCTTATGTTTCCGGATCACAATTAACCATTATCCTCATCGCTGTTTTACTGGTAGTAGTTTTCTATGCTATTTTCAAGATGCGTTTTAAATGGGAGATGAACGAACAGCGTTATCTTGAACTGAAGCAAAAATTGGAGATTGAGGCAACGTTAGAAGAAAAATGATTGTCAAAATAAAGCAGGTCATTTTAAAAGAATTTGAACAAAAACAAAATAAGTTAACATGAAGTATGTAGTTGGATTATTGATGGCAGTAGCTATGTTAAGTGCTTGTAAGAAAAAAAACAGCAATGAATGCCCTTACTCGGCTGAGAACACATCAGCTTCTGCACAGGAAGAAGCAGTGGTAACAGATTATATTGCGGCAAATAGCATTACAGGAGCCGTAGAGTTGGGTACTTCGGGATTGTATTACGTTATAGACGCACAAGGAAACACAAATAAACCTGCGCTTTGCAATACCGTAGTGGTAAAGTATAAAGGGCAACTTGCAAACGGAACAATTTTCGATCAAACAACCGGAACATCCACAGCATCTTTCACATTGGGCGGTTTAATTGAAGGCTGGAACCGGGGTATGCAATTAGTTGGAGAGGGTGGTAAGATCAGGTTGTATATTCCATCTTCATTGGGTTATGGCGCAGCTGGGTCCTTTAATCCGAATACCGGCTTATACACAATTCCTCAAAATGCGATGCTCATTTTTGATGTTGAAATTGTCGCTGTTTATAAATAAGTAGTAGCAACAAGCTAGTAGAAAAGCTCTCCCAAATAACGGGGAGCTTTTTTGTTTACTTACTTTTGTAAAAACTCAATCACTTGTCGTACGAACCCATTTCCGTTTTTGATATGTTTAAGATTGGCGTTGGTCCATCCAGCAGTCATACGCTTGGGCCGTGGCGAGCCGCTCAACGTTTTGTTCAATCCATTCAAACAATACAACCGTTGGAAAAGGTGGAAACTGTGCGTGTATTACTCTATGGTTCATTGGCAAAAACAGGTAAGGGACATGGAACTGATGTTGCTATTCAGTTAGGCTTGTGTGGCGAGGATCCAGTTACGTTTGATGTAAATGCAATTGATGCACGCATCAAAGATATTGCTGACATGAATGAACTTCTGTTGGGAGGAAAACATGAAGTGGCTTTTGACCCTAGAGAGGATATTGATTTCTTAATGACAGAGAGTTTGCCTTTTCATCCCAATGCAGTTACATTTCTTGCTTCTTTTAAAGATGATACGTCTATAGCAGAAACATGGTATTCCATTGGCGGTGGTTTTGTGGTAAA
Protein-coding regions in this window:
- a CDS encoding FeoB-associated Cys-rich membrane protein, which codes for MLSAEEKEFMQWWEQNRSKEKRLLSQLTIGLPLGLAFGFPILLSVMFRGWYKNMPYVSGSQLTIILIAVLLVVVFYAIFKMRFKWEMNEQRYLELKQKLEIEATLEEK
- a CDS encoding FKBP-type peptidyl-prolyl cis-trans isomerase; protein product: MKYVVGLLMAVAMLSACKKKNSNECPYSAENTSASAQEEAVVTDYIAANSITGAVELGTSGLYYVIDAQGNTNKPALCNTVVVKYKGQLANGTIFDQTTGTSTASFTLGGLIEGWNRGMQLVGEGGKIRLYIPSSLGYGAAGSFNPNTGLYTIPQNAMLIFDVEIVAVYK